The following proteins are co-located in the Billgrantia tianxiuensis genome:
- a CDS encoding TRAP transporter large permease: protein MDPITLGIIVAIALIVLMAIGTPIAFALGGVSLLALIYDRGLPELVYFGETFFDRIAEFGFVAIPMFILMGAAVASSPTGRDLYRSLDLWMGRLPGGLAVSNIGACTVFSALSGSSPATCAAIGKMGIPEMRTRGYPDGVAAGCIAAGGTLGILIPPSVTMIIYGISTETSIGRLFIAGVMPGLMLAGLFMAWTMIACRLAGGYANPMAQAAAQVKQNVKANVDANLKALVRVLPFLAVIAGILFALYGGVATPSEAAGVGAFLCVALAVLIYRMWQVGPIKLIMRDSLRESVMIMLVIACAEVFAYALSSMFITQTVAAAIADMEVNRWVLMGVINLFLLVAGFFLPPVAVIVMTAPILLPIILAADFDPYWFAVILTINLEIGLITPPVGLNLFIIKGIAPDISLRNILMGSLPYALCMVLGIVLLCFFPGIALWLPNLIMG, encoded by the coding sequence ATGGATCCGATCACCCTCGGTATCATCGTCGCCATTGCGCTCATCGTGCTGATGGCCATCGGCACGCCCATCGCCTTCGCCCTGGGCGGCGTCTCGCTGCTGGCCCTGATCTACGATCGCGGCCTGCCGGAACTCGTCTATTTCGGCGAAACCTTCTTCGACCGCATCGCCGAATTCGGCTTCGTCGCCATCCCCATGTTCATCCTGATGGGCGCCGCCGTGGCCTCCTCGCCCACCGGTCGCGATCTCTATCGCTCTCTGGACCTGTGGATGGGCCGGCTGCCGGGTGGGCTCGCCGTCTCCAACATCGGTGCCTGTACCGTGTTCTCGGCGCTCTCCGGCTCGTCGCCGGCCACCTGTGCGGCGATCGGCAAGATGGGCATTCCCGAGATGCGCACCCGCGGCTATCCCGACGGCGTGGCGGCGGGCTGCATCGCCGCCGGCGGTACGCTGGGTATCCTGATCCCACCCTCGGTGACCATGATCATTTACGGCATTTCCACCGAGACCTCTATCGGTCGCCTGTTCATTGCCGGCGTGATGCCCGGGCTGATGCTGGCCGGGCTGTTCATGGCCTGGACCATGATCGCCTGCCGCCTGGCCGGGGGTTACGCCAATCCCATGGCCCAGGCTGCCGCCCAGGTGAAGCAGAACGTCAAGGCCAACGTCGACGCCAACCTCAAGGCGCTGGTTCGCGTGCTGCCCTTCCTGGCGGTGATCGCGGGGATCCTGTTCGCCCTGTACGGCGGCGTGGCCACGCCCTCCGAGGCCGCCGGGGTCGGTGCCTTCCTGTGCGTGGCGCTGGCGGTATTGATCTATCGCATGTGGCAGGTGGGCCCGATCAAGCTGATCATGCGCGACTCGCTGCGCGAGAGCGTGATGATCATGCTGGTCATCGCCTGCGCCGAGGTGTTCGCCTATGCCCTCTCCTCGATGTTCATCACCCAGACCGTGGCCGCGGCCATCGCCGACATGGAGGTGAACCGCTGGGTGCTGATGGGTGTGATCAACCTGTTCCTGCTGGTCGCCGGGTTCTTCCTGCCGCCGGTGGCGGTGATCGTGATGACCGCGCCGATCCTGCTGCCGATCATCCTGGCCGCCGACTTCGACCCCTACTGGTTCGCGGTGATCCTGACCATCAACCTGGAGATCGGCCTGATCACTCCGCCGGTGGGTCTCAACCTGTTCATCATCAAGGGCATTGCACCGGACATTTCGCTGCGCAACATCCTCATGGGTAGCCTGCCCTATGCCCTGTGCATGGTGCTGGGCATCGTCCTGCTGTGTTTCTTCCCAGGCATCGCCCTGTGGCTGCCCAACCTGATCATGGGCTGA
- a CDS encoding malonate--CoA ligase produces MSHNLFETFAARMRDRGDADFITTREGRRYSYRDALDASARLAGALKTLGVAPGDRVAVQVDKSPEAILLYLACLRMGGVYLPLNTGYTSDEIRYFLNDAEPALFVCRPAALEEARRVAGETGCPAVETLGTDADGSLLTLAEQAEPYASIEPREHDDLAAILYTSGTTGRSKGAMLTHRNLGSNAATLKDAWRFSAEDRLIHALPIFHTHGLFVGCNVTLMAGASMLFLPKFDADVIFEEMPRGTVLMGVPTFYTRLVADERLTPEATASMRLFVSGSAPLTAETHQAFEAKTGHAILERYGMTETNMNLSNPYDGERRAGTVGMPLPGVEYRITDRETHAPVPQGEIGMLEIRGPNVFIGYWRMPEKTREELLEDGFFVTGDLAMTDEQGYVHIVGRDKDLVISGGYNVYPKEVEQVIDELEGVVESAVIGVPHPDFGEGVTAVVVPEPGARLEEKQVLGHLEGRLAKYKQPKRVFFAETLPRNTMGKVQKNELRKRYQDIYR; encoded by the coding sequence ATGAGTCACAACCTCTTCGAAACCTTCGCCGCCCGCATGCGCGACCGTGGCGATGCCGATTTCATCACCACCCGCGAGGGCCGGCGCTACTCCTACCGCGATGCCCTGGACGCCAGCGCCCGCCTGGCCGGTGCGCTGAAAACGCTGGGTGTCGCTCCCGGCGACCGCGTCGCGGTGCAGGTCGACAAGAGTCCTGAGGCGATCCTGCTCTATCTCGCCTGCCTGCGCATGGGCGGCGTCTACCTGCCGCTCAACACCGGCTATACCTCTGACGAGATCCGTTATTTCCTCAACGACGCCGAACCGGCGCTGTTCGTGTGCCGCCCCGCCGCCCTCGAGGAGGCCCGCCGCGTGGCCGGCGAGACCGGCTGCCCGGCGGTGGAGACGCTGGGCACCGACGCCGACGGCAGCCTGCTGACGCTGGCCGAACAGGCCGAGCCCTACGCGAGCATCGAGCCGCGCGAGCACGACGACCTCGCCGCCATTCTCTACACCTCGGGCACCACCGGGCGCTCCAAGGGCGCCATGCTGACCCACCGCAACCTGGGCTCCAACGCCGCCACTCTCAAGGATGCCTGGCGCTTCTCCGCCGAAGACCGGCTGATCCATGCGCTGCCCATCTTTCATACCCACGGGTTGTTCGTCGGCTGCAACGTCACCCTGATGGCAGGTGCTAGCATGCTGTTCCTGCCCAAGTTCGATGCCGACGTGATCTTCGAGGAGATGCCGCGCGGCACGGTATTGATGGGGGTGCCCACCTTCTATACCCGCCTGGTGGCCGATGAGCGTCTCACGCCCGAGGCGACCGCCAGCATGCGCCTGTTCGTCTCCGGCTCCGCCCCGCTCACCGCCGAGACCCACCAGGCCTTCGAAGCGAAGACGGGGCACGCCATCCTCGAGCGCTACGGCATGACCGAGACCAACATGAACCTCTCCAACCCCTACGACGGCGAGCGCCGTGCCGGTACCGTGGGCATGCCGCTGCCGGGGGTGGAGTACCGCATCACCGACCGCGAGACCCACGCGCCGGTACCCCAAGGCGAGATCGGCATGCTCGAGATTCGCGGCCCCAACGTCTTCATCGGCTACTGGCGCATGCCCGAGAAGACCCGCGAGGAGCTGCTGGAGGATGGCTTCTTCGTCACCGGCGACCTGGCCATGACCGACGAGCAGGGCTACGTGCATATCGTCGGTCGCGACAAGGACCTGGTGATCTCGGGCGGCTACAACGTCTATCCCAAGGAGGTCGAGCAGGTCATCGACGAACTGGAGGGCGTGGTGGAATCGGCGGTGATCGGTGTGCCGCACCCCGACTTCGGCGAGGGCGTCACCGCCGTGGTGGTACCGGAGCCGGGGGCCAGGCTGGAGGAAAAGCAGGTGCTTGGCCATCTCGAAGGGCGGCTGGCGAAGTACAAGCAGCCCAAGCGGGTGTTCTTCGCCGAGACCCTGCCGCGCAACACCATGGGCAAGGTGCAGAAGAACGAGCTGCGCAAGCGCTATCAGGATATCTATCGCTGA
- a CDS encoding Nif3-like dinuclear metal center hexameric protein — MAKVADIVNAMSVITGGRTVSSMEEVKRGDHPFVILKSSGIYGKEVLEIPGLIYGDPNKEVKKIAVCMTMTELVIELAGATGVDAVVAHHPIADAASCGGVTLKNYLDLYDVAGLECHEAFHGLHPGIPYLHGHKVLKGSIAYGGVHGNIMFVGQALPGIATLGDILDRLDGFMALDQDRALLAEERLVRGIEEIRETSVETRGFIHLGERDSRVENVLHIFPHTGFSPENLRQAVAENPDVDTVLASISRVYAGHELIETACELGLNFLVGNCHVMEILENGLPLAHALAELLEGVEVVLFRDRVTSTPVHKVGNAAMQAYAREMSASHLLGKHALSET, encoded by the coding sequence ATGGCCAAGGTAGCGGATATCGTCAATGCGATGAGCGTGATAACGGGCGGCAGGACGGTGTCGTCCATGGAGGAGGTGAAGCGGGGGGATCACCCCTTCGTGATCCTGAAATCCTCCGGCATCTACGGCAAGGAGGTGTTGGAGATTCCGGGGCTGATCTACGGCGACCCAAACAAGGAGGTGAAGAAAATCGCCGTGTGCATGACCATGACCGAGCTGGTGATCGAACTGGCGGGCGCCACCGGCGTGGATGCCGTCGTGGCGCATCACCCCATCGCCGATGCCGCCAGCTGCGGCGGGGTGACGCTGAAGAACTACCTCGACCTCTACGACGTGGCGGGGCTGGAGTGCCACGAGGCCTTTCACGGCCTGCACCCCGGCATTCCCTACCTGCACGGCCACAAAGTGCTGAAGGGCAGCATTGCCTACGGCGGCGTGCATGGCAATATCATGTTCGTGGGCCAGGCGCTGCCGGGGATCGCCACCCTGGGCGACATTCTCGACCGCCTGGACGGCTTCATGGCGCTGGACCAGGACCGTGCCCTGCTGGCCGAGGAGCGCCTGGTGCGCGGCATCGAGGAGATCCGCGAAACCAGCGTGGAGACCCGAGGCTTCATCCACCTCGGCGAGCGCGACAGCCGGGTCGAGAACGTGCTGCACATCTTTCCGCATACCGGTTTCTCGCCGGAGAACCTGCGCCAGGCCGTGGCCGAGAACCCCGATGTGGATACCGTGCTGGCCTCGATCAGCCGCGTCTATGCCGGCCACGAACTGATCGAGACGGCCTGTGAGCTGGGGCTCAACTTCCTGGTCGGCAATTGCCACGTGATGGAGATTCTGGAGAACGGACTGCCGCTGGCCCATGCCCTCGCCGAGCTGCTCGAAGGCGTGGAAGTGGTGCTGTTCCGCGACCGGGTCACCTCCACGCCGGTGCACAAGGTCGGCAACGCGGCCATGCAGGCCTATGCGCGCGAGATGTCGGCGAGCCATCTACTGGGCAAGCATGCCTTGAGCGAGACCTAA
- a CDS encoding Na-translocating system protein MpsC family protein, producing the protein MSALDSHSPGTHSLGQFKQELIKDYNEINHRIFGIGVVRQKVDVQGDKILIVALHKRVPSLAYLNALNSNVSELADHYLIKGFKNEFKQLLVEKYGFEIVSIFKDYDAQAELSATVVLLQRDVRDYL; encoded by the coding sequence ATGAGCGCCTTGGACAGTCATTCTCCGGGCACCCACTCCCTGGGGCAGTTCAAGCAGGAGCTGATCAAGGACTACAACGAGATCAACCATCGTATCTTCGGTATCGGCGTGGTGCGCCAGAAGGTCGACGTGCAGGGCGACAAGATTCTGATCGTCGCGCTACACAAGCGGGTTCCCTCGCTGGCCTATCTGAATGCACTGAACAGCAACGTGAGCGAGCTGGCCGACCACTACTTGATCAAGGGTTTCAAGAACGAATTCAAGCAGCTGCTGGTAGAGAAGTACGGCTTCGAGATCGTTTCCATCTTCAAGGACTACGACGCGCAGGCCGAGCTTTCCGCTACCGTGGTGTTGTTGCAACGAGACGTGCGCGACTACCTCTGA
- a CDS encoding aconitate hydratase: MTAPIPDGPLNLAQQLIRDHLVAGEMSPGREIALRMDQALLQDVLGTLVMLELEAMGLDRVKTEPSVQYIDHGLIQADNLNAETYLFLKSACERFGVWYSGPGNGISHPVHMEHFGVPGQSIVGCDSHTTAAGSLGMLAIGAGGIEVAMAMAGEPLYLTMPRIWGIRLEGSLPDWVSAKDAVLELLRRHGVAGGKDTIIEYHGPGLANLSAMDRHVLANMGTEMGATATVFPSDGETRRFLAARGREADWRPLAAEPGCRYDLEETLDLSALEPMIALPSSPDRVVPVREVAGEPLHQAYVGSSGNPGYRDFAVVASIVRGRQVADGVSLDINPSSRQVLATLVRDGYLADLIACGGRLHQTGCNGCIGMGQAPAVGRNSLRTVPRNFPGRSGTREDSVFLCSPETAAASALAGAITDPRSLDMAYPRIDEPERMVVNRELFTPPLPPAEARLKPLQKTENTPALPELAALPERIEVPVLLVAGDNVSTDDIMPAGQRVMPYWSSVYASAPFTFEALDPDYARRAEASRGHGGHAIVAGHNYGQGSSRENAALVPRYLGLQVVLAKSFARIHWQNLVCFGALPLSFVDEADHARLERGDAVVIENLHAQLATGTELVAEIVGKGRVKLHHGLTERQRSLLACGGVINQLRYGSAPPEVVQSR, from the coding sequence ATGACAGCCCCCATTCCCGACGGCCCGCTCAACCTGGCCCAGCAGCTCATCCGCGACCACCTGGTGGCCGGAGAGATGAGTCCCGGCCGCGAGATCGCCCTGCGCATGGACCAGGCGCTGCTGCAGGACGTGCTCGGCACCCTGGTCATGCTCGAACTCGAGGCCATGGGCCTCGACCGGGTGAAGACCGAGCCCAGCGTGCAGTACATCGACCATGGCCTGATCCAGGCCGACAACCTCAACGCCGAGACCTACCTGTTCCTCAAGAGCGCCTGCGAGCGCTTCGGGGTGTGGTACTCCGGTCCCGGCAACGGCATCAGCCATCCGGTGCACATGGAGCACTTCGGCGTGCCGGGGCAGTCGATCGTCGGCTGCGACAGCCACACCACCGCCGCCGGCTCGCTCGGCATGCTGGCCATCGGCGCCGGTGGCATCGAGGTCGCCATGGCCATGGCTGGCGAGCCGCTCTACCTGACCATGCCGCGGATCTGGGGTATCCGCCTGGAGGGCAGCCTGCCCGACTGGGTCTCGGCCAAGGACGCGGTGCTCGAGCTGCTGCGCCGCCACGGCGTGGCCGGTGGCAAGGACACCATCATCGAGTACCACGGCCCGGGGCTCGCCAACCTCTCGGCCATGGACCGCCACGTGCTGGCCAACATGGGCACCGAGATGGGCGCCACCGCCACCGTCTTTCCCAGCGACGGCGAGACGCGGCGTTTCCTCGCCGCGCGCGGCCGCGAGGCGGACTGGCGGCCCCTCGCCGCCGAGCCGGGCTGCCGCTACGACCTCGAGGAAACGCTCGATCTTTCCGCGCTGGAGCCGATGATCGCGCTGCCCTCCAGTCCGGACAGGGTAGTGCCGGTGCGCGAGGTGGCCGGCGAGCCGCTGCACCAGGCCTATGTCGGCTCTTCCGGCAACCCCGGCTATCGCGACTTCGCCGTGGTGGCGAGCATCGTCAGGGGGCGCCAGGTCGCCGATGGCGTCTCGCTGGACATCAACCCGTCGTCGCGCCAGGTGCTGGCCACCCTGGTACGCGACGGCTATCTGGCCGACCTCATCGCCTGCGGTGGGCGCCTGCACCAGACCGGCTGCAACGGCTGCATCGGTATGGGCCAGGCCCCCGCGGTGGGGCGCAACAGCCTGCGCACCGTGCCGCGCAACTTTCCCGGTCGCTCCGGCACCCGCGAGGACAGCGTCTTCCTGTGCAGCCCCGAAACCGCTGCCGCTTCGGCGCTGGCCGGGGCGATCACCGACCCGCGCAGCCTCGACATGGCCTATCCGCGTATCGACGAGCCCGAGCGCATGGTGGTCAACCGTGAGCTGTTCACACCGCCGCTGCCGCCGGCCGAGGCACGCCTCAAGCCGTTGCAGAAAACCGAGAACACTCCGGCCCTGCCCGAGCTGGCAGCGCTGCCGGAGCGCATCGAAGTGCCGGTGCTATTGGTCGCCGGCGACAACGTCTCCACCGACGACATCATGCCGGCCGGGCAGCGGGTGATGCCCTACTGGAGCAGCGTCTACGCCTCGGCGCCTTTCACCTTCGAGGCGCTCGATCCCGACTATGCGCGCCGTGCCGAGGCGAGTCGTGGGCATGGCGGTCATGCCATCGTGGCCGGCCATAACTACGGCCAGGGGTCGAGCCGCGAGAATGCCGCACTGGTGCCCCGCTATCTGGGGTTGCAGGTGGTGCTGGCCAAGAGCTTCGCCAGGATTCACTGGCAGAACCTGGTCTGCTTCGGCGCCCTGCCGCTGAGCTTCGTCGACGAGGCCGATCATGCCCGCCTCGAGCGCGGCGACGCCGTGGTGATCGAGAACCTGCATGCCCAGCTCGCTACGGGTACCGAACTCGTCGCCGAGATCGTCGGCAAGGGGCGGGTGAAGCTGCATCATGGCCTGACCGAGCGGCAGCGTAGCTTGCTGGCGTGCGGCGGCGTCATCAACCAACTGCGCTATGGCAGTGCGCCGCCCGAGGTGGTGCAGAGCCGCTAA
- a CDS encoding GntR family transcriptional regulator has product MTAADRVYQIIKKRILNGQYPAGSYVREATIGQELELSRTPIREALRRLVSDGWVEAIPHHGARVVAWTQHDVEEVFELRVLLEPQVVRRAASRITAERLETLEALAARMDALCEQVNEAAVEEIAELNDRFHAELVAAADSPRLQRLLETIVQVPVSRRSFHHYTCVELRGSMQHHRELIRALGAGDGEWAASVMRAHILAARAAQLRPAPGEEMPEPPRRRLSRA; this is encoded by the coding sequence ATGACCGCTGCCGATCGCGTTTACCAGATCATCAAGAAGCGCATCCTCAACGGCCAGTATCCGGCGGGAAGCTACGTACGTGAGGCCACTATCGGCCAGGAGCTCGAACTCAGCCGAACGCCGATTCGCGAAGCCCTGCGCCGGCTGGTGTCGGATGGCTGGGTGGAAGCCATTCCGCACCACGGAGCACGGGTCGTGGCGTGGACCCAGCACGACGTCGAGGAAGTGTTCGAGCTGCGGGTGCTGCTCGAACCGCAGGTGGTGAGGCGTGCTGCCTCGCGTATCACAGCGGAGCGCCTGGAGACGCTCGAGGCGCTGGCCGCGCGCATGGACGCCCTCTGTGAGCAGGTCAACGAGGCGGCTGTCGAGGAGATCGCCGAACTCAACGACCGCTTTCACGCCGAGCTCGTCGCGGCGGCCGACAGCCCGCGGCTGCAACGCCTGCTGGAAACCATCGTGCAGGTGCCGGTGTCGCGCCGCAGCTTCCATCACTACACCTGCGTAGAGCTGCGCGGCAGCATGCAGCATCATCGCGAGCTGATCCGCGCCCTTGGCGCCGGTGATGGCGAATGGGCCGCCTCGGTGATGCGTGCTCACATCCTGGCCGCGCGGGCGGCCCAGCTTCGCCCGGCGCCGGGCGAAGAGATGCCTGAGCCGCCGAGGCGGCGCCTGAGCCGGGCCTGA
- a CDS encoding LysR family transcriptional regulator, whose translation MKLDTTSLKLFVRVAETGTITAAAEAEYIATSAVSKRLSELEAYFGTPLLRRNNRGVELTPAGNALLNLSRGVLHNLEDLDLQMQEYTSGARGNIRVYANMSAITQYLPGETQHFFAKYPDIGVHLEEKVSPVITREVMGNGADIGICAKLPHGYELAEFPYHTDDLVLVTPLDHPLADRESIAFRESLDHAYVGLHTSSAINLELLKAASLANRPLKLRIQVTSYDALCMMVQAGLGIGVVPRGAIRQYVGGLRVKVLTIRDAWARRKLCIYVKDVERLSMAARLFVDHLVQSAADQESIPLQRPA comes from the coding sequence ATGAAACTCGATACCACTTCCCTCAAGCTGTTCGTACGCGTCGCCGAAACGGGCACCATCACTGCAGCAGCCGAGGCCGAATACATCGCCACCTCAGCGGTCAGCAAGCGCTTGAGCGAGCTGGAGGCGTACTTCGGCACGCCACTTCTACGCCGCAACAATCGCGGGGTCGAACTGACCCCGGCGGGCAACGCCCTGCTCAATCTTTCGCGTGGCGTGCTGCACAACCTGGAAGATCTCGACCTGCAAATGCAGGAGTACACCAGCGGTGCGCGCGGCAACATCCGTGTCTATGCCAACATGTCGGCAATCACCCAGTACCTGCCAGGAGAGACTCAGCACTTCTTCGCCAAGTATCCCGATATCGGCGTGCACCTCGAAGAAAAGGTCAGCCCGGTCATCACCCGCGAAGTGATGGGCAACGGTGCCGATATCGGTATCTGTGCCAAGCTCCCCCACGGCTACGAGCTGGCCGAATTTCCCTACCATACGGACGACCTGGTACTGGTCACTCCGCTCGATCATCCGCTGGCCGACAGGGAGAGCATCGCGTTTCGTGAAAGCCTCGATCATGCCTATGTTGGCCTGCACACCTCCAGCGCTATCAACCTGGAGCTGCTCAAGGCGGCAAGCCTCGCCAACCGGCCGCTGAAGCTGCGCATCCAGGTCACCAGCTACGACGCGCTGTGCATGATGGTGCAGGCCGGGCTGGGCATCGGCGTGGTACCCAGGGGGGCCATCCGCCAGTACGTAGGCGGACTGAGGGTCAAGGTGCTGACGATTCGCGACGCCTGGGCGCGGCGCAAGCTATGCATTTACGTGAAGGACGTGGAACGGCTCTCGATGGCGGCCCGCCTGTTCGTCGATCACCTGGTGCAGTCGGCGGCCGATCAAGAGTCAATTCCGCTGCAAAGACCGGCTTGA
- a CDS encoding TAXI family TRAP transporter solute-binding subunit, with translation MTQFRWKTRQIIPASLLVLGSLAATTAQANTALNLGAVPTGTGWFFGISEGARVISANTPYEITVRETGGTRENAIRLTRGELDLAFTEALVGYEMYNGTGRFEDTPNPDARLIYWIAPSTMHWAVRQDSGIETFEDLNGERFNPSSIGGGGEYITELVFDILGVEPDFQRMRIDDAAEGVVDGRLVGFSYNGVPPIPAFTEVHSSRPLRLLSLSEEQVDQVTAELPFLTGTVIPEGTYRDMPEATSLGIFMGVAANADLDDDVVYEITKAYWENQEQVAASFKPAEGVTPQTVIDNATFPLHAGALRYYQELGLDIPDDVLPPEAQ, from the coding sequence ATGACGCAATTCCGCTGGAAAACACGCCAGATCATACCCGCCTCCCTGCTGGTACTCGGCAGCCTGGCGGCCACTACTGCCCAGGCCAATACCGCGCTCAACCTCGGCGCCGTTCCCACCGGCACCGGCTGGTTCTTCGGCATCTCCGAGGGCGCACGGGTGATCAGCGCCAATACTCCGTACGAGATTACCGTGCGCGAGACCGGCGGCACCCGCGAGAACGCCATTCGTCTGACCCGCGGCGAACTCGACCTGGCTTTCACCGAGGCCCTGGTGGGTTATGAAATGTACAACGGCACCGGTCGCTTCGAGGACACCCCCAACCCGGATGCCCGGCTGATCTACTGGATCGCCCCGTCCACCATGCACTGGGCGGTGCGCCAGGACAGCGGCATCGAAACCTTCGAAGATCTCAATGGCGAGCGCTTCAACCCAAGCAGCATCGGCGGCGGCGGCGAGTACATCACCGAACTGGTGTTCGACATCCTCGGCGTGGAGCCCGACTTCCAGCGCATGCGCATCGACGATGCCGCCGAGGGCGTGGTCGACGGACGCCTGGTCGGCTTCAGCTATAACGGCGTACCGCCGATCCCGGCCTTCACCGAGGTGCACTCGTCACGCCCGCTGCGGCTGCTGTCGCTCTCCGAGGAGCAGGTCGATCAGGTCACCGCCGAGCTGCCCTTCCTGACCGGCACTGTGATCCCGGAAGGTACCTACCGCGACATGCCCGAGGCCACCTCGCTCGGCATCTTCATGGGCGTGGCCGCCAACGCCGACCTCGACGATGATGTGGTCTACGAAATCACCAAGGCGTACTGGGAGAACCAGGAACAGGTCGCGGCCTCGTTCAAACCCGCCGAGGGCGTGACGCCTCAGACTGTCATCGACAACGCCACCTTCCCGCTGCACGCCGGGGCGCTGCGCTACTATCAGGAGCTGGGACTCGACATCCCCGACGACGTCCTGCCGCCCGAAGCGCAATAA
- a CDS encoding TRAP transporter permease, whose amino-acid sequence MDTPENPKVVEKYSEDSGKRKLTGFWFLVTRLAAVSMALFHLYTAVTGPVNTQNAVHLLFAIPLIFLAYSCRARDADRVPWFDIVPVALGVAISAYYIHHFDRIIYQLGYLMPTTLDLVFGVSAILLLLEACRRAIGLAFPILVLIALAYAAFGHYLPGVWGHGGFRWDDLVATFYMSPTGVYGSLMRTSSTVIVMFIMFGALLVTTGGGDTFMRLSNAATGRMAGGPAKAATLCSAMFGSISGSTAANVATTGVFTIPLMKRNGYSPRFAAATEASASTGGQILPPVMGAAAFVMADVISTSYLNIIGAALIPALLFYLAIWMSVHFEAKRLGLNPIPKSERPTLRQGLYNIETLAIPLAVLIALLVMRYTPTTAAVAAYFTALLLYLFSWRSPGTFVERLKSLPAALETGAMTAAMIAVIIGSVAIIASVISLTGLGLKVSSVILVVSGGDVLITLLLAMVVAIILGMGLPTVAAYMLAASVVAAAFVEAGLPSLSAHLFILYFAILSGVTPPVALAAYIGGAIAGSHWFRTALTATKISLGGFLIPYMFIYHPPLLGNGTGLEIALAVGSGVLGIIALAASTIGYFLRPCSWPERGLLLAAALMLISGQLITDAVGIALIGAVWAWQYRLNRSTLGASSSPSASKEPAQ is encoded by the coding sequence ATGGACACCCCTGAAAATCCGAAAGTGGTCGAAAAATATTCCGAGGATTCGGGAAAGCGGAAGCTCACGGGCTTCTGGTTCCTGGTAACGCGTCTTGCCGCGGTGTCCATGGCACTGTTCCATCTCTACACCGCCGTTACCGGCCCAGTGAACACGCAGAACGCCGTGCACTTGCTGTTCGCCATTCCGCTGATCTTCCTGGCATACAGCTGCCGGGCACGGGACGCCGACCGCGTGCCCTGGTTCGACATCGTGCCGGTCGCGCTGGGCGTGGCGATCAGCGCCTACTACATCCACCATTTCGACCGCATCATCTATCAATTGGGTTACCTGATGCCCACCACGCTGGACTTGGTCTTCGGGGTTTCGGCGATCCTGCTGCTGCTGGAGGCATGCCGCCGTGCCATCGGCCTGGCCTTTCCCATCCTGGTGCTGATCGCCCTGGCCTACGCCGCCTTCGGCCATTACCTGCCCGGGGTGTGGGGCCATGGCGGCTTCCGCTGGGACGATCTGGTGGCGACCTTCTACATGAGCCCCACCGGCGTTTACGGCAGCCTGATGCGCACCTCCTCCACGGTAATCGTGATGTTCATCATGTTCGGTGCGCTGCTGGTCACCACCGGTGGCGGCGACACTTTCATGCGTCTCTCCAACGCGGCCACCGGACGCATGGCGGGCGGCCCGGCCAAGGCCGCCACCCTGTGCAGCGCCATGTTCGGCAGCATCAGCGGCAGCACCGCGGCCAACGTGGCCACCACCGGGGTATTCACCATCCCGCTGATGAAGCGCAACGGCTACAGCCCGCGCTTCGCCGCCGCCACGGAAGCCTCCGCTTCCACCGGCGGCCAGATCCTGCCGCCGGTGATGGGCGCGGCCGCCTTCGTCATGGCCGACGTGATCTCGACCAGCTACCTGAACATCATCGGCGCCGCACTGATCCCGGCGCTGCTGTTCTACCTCGCCATCTGGATGAGCGTGCACTTCGAAGCCAAGCGCCTGGGGCTCAACCCGATCCCCAAGTCGGAACGCCCCACCCTGCGCCAGGGCCTCTACAACATCGAGACCCTGGCGATCCCCCTGGCGGTGCTGATCGCGCTGCTGGTGATGCGCTACACGCCCACCACCGCGGCGGTGGCGGCTTACTTCACGGCGCTGCTGCTCTATCTGTTCTCCTGGCGCAGCCCCGGCACCTTCGTCGAGCGCCTCAAGTCGCTGCCGGCGGCGCTGGAAACCGGCGCCATGACCGCCGCCATGATCGCGGTGATCATCGGTAGCGTGGCGATCATCGCCTCGGTCATCAGCCTCACCGGTCTGGGGCTCAAGGTCTCCTCGGTGATCCTCGTGGTCAGCGGCGGCGACGTGCTGATCACCCTGCTGCTGGCCATGGTGGTGGCAATCATCCTCGGCATGGGCCTGCCCACCGTGGCGGCCTACATGCTGGCCGCCTCGGTGGTCGCCGCCGCCTTCGTCGAGGCCGGGCTGCCGAGTCTCTCGGCCCACCTGTTCATCCTTTACTTCGCCATCCTCTCCGGCGTCACGCCGCCGGTGGCGCTGGCCGCCTACATCGGTGGCGCCATCGCTGGCTCGCACTGGTTCCGCACCGCGCTCACTGCCACCAAGATTTCGCTGGGCGGCTTCCTGATCCCCTACATGTTCATCTACCACCCGCCGCTGCTGGGCAACGGCACGGGGCTGGAAATCGCCCTGGCGGTGGGCAGCGGGGTGCTCGGCATCATCGCCCTGGCGGCTTCCACCATTGGCTACTTCCTGCGCCCCTGCTCCTGGCCCGAGCGCGGCCTGCTGTTGGCAGCAGCACTGATGTTGATCAGTGGCCAACTGATCACCGACGCAGTGGGCATCGCCCTGATCGGCGCCGTGTGGGCCTGGCAATATCGGCTGAATCGCAGCACATTAGGAGCCTCTTCATCCCCTTCGGCCAGCAAGGAGCCTGCCCAATGA